One window of Triticum dicoccoides isolate Atlit2015 ecotype Zavitan chromosome 5A, WEW_v2.0, whole genome shotgun sequence genomic DNA carries:
- the LOC119299868 gene encoding RING-H2 finger protein ATL74-like, with protein MGRPDSEAPASSVAYGGSGSAAAPAGTRADSSFETNVVIILAVLFLGLLLIIAVNSLARCALRRVGRVAAAAAGEGRASARVACSGSGIKRRVLRSLPVEVYGSGEDIDDVCAICLSEFVDGEKVRVLPQCAHGFHVRCVDAWLVSNGSCPTCRQPVIEGAPAKAAETNTTVTVVIV; from the coding sequence ATGGGGCGTCCTGACTCGGAGGCGCCGGCGTCGAGCGTTGCCTACGGAGGCAGCGGAagcgcggcggctccggcggggacgAGGGCAGACTCGTCTTTCGAGACCAACGTGGTGATCATCCTAGCCGTGCTCTTCCTCGGGCTGCTCCTCATAATCGCAGTCAACTCGCTGGCGCGGTGCGCGCTCCGGCGCgtggggcgcgtggccgcggccgcTGCCGGCGAGGGCCGGGCGTCCGCGCGGGTGGCCTGCAGCGGCAGCGGCATCAAGAGGCGCGTCCTCAGGAGCCTCCCCGTGGAGGTGTACGGCTCAGGGGAGGACATCGACGACGTGTGCGCCATATGCCTCAGCGAGTTCGTGGACGGCGAGAAGGTGCGCGTGCTGCCGCAGTGCGCGCACGGCTTCCACGTCCGCTGCGTCGACGCCTGGCTGGTGTCCAACGGCTCCTGTCCCACGTGCCGGCAGCCGGTCATCGAAGGCGCGCCCGCGAAGGCGGCGGAGACGAACACGACCGTCACCGTGGTCATCGTGTGA
- the LOC119299867 gene encoding RING-H2 finger protein ATL74-like, whose translation MGRPDSEAPTSSIAAGLAAALGGGGEAPAPAGADSAFETNVVIILAAVFFALLFAIGLHSLARCALRYVGCGAAAAVAAGEGRASARVACSGSGIKRRVLRSLPVEVYGSGEVIDDVCAICLSEFVDGEKVRVLPLCGHGFHVRCVDAWLVSHGSCPTCRRPVLEGAPAKSETDTVITAVIA comes from the coding sequence ATGGGTCGTCCTGATTCCGAGGCGCCGACGTCGAGCATCGCGGCGGGGCTGGCTGCCGCCCTCGGAGGCGGGGGAgaagcgccggcgccggcgggggcAGACTCGGCTTTTGAAACCAACGTGGTGATCATCCTGGCCGCGGTCTTCTTCGCGCTGCTCTTCGCCATCGGCCTCCACTCGCTGGCACGGTGCGCGCTCCGGTACGTGGGGTGTGGGGCTGCCGCCGCTGTTGCTGCCGGCGAGGGCAGGGCGTCGGCGCGGGTGGCCTGCAGCGGCAGCGGCATCAAGAGGCGCGTCCTCAGGAGCCTCCCCGTGGAGGTGTATGGCTCCGGGGAGGTCATCGACGACGTGTGCGCCATATGCCTGAGCGAGTTCGTGGACGGCGAGAAGGTGCGCGTGCTGCCGCTCTGCGGGCACGGCTTCCACGTCCGCTGCGTCGACGCCTGGCTGGTGTCCCACGGCTCCTGTCCCACGTGCCGGCGGCCGGTGCTCGAGGGCGCGCCCGCGAAGAGTGAGACGGACACGGTGATCACCGCGGTCATCGCGTGA